The following coding sequences are from one Streptomyces dengpaensis window:
- a CDS encoding Fpg/Nei family DNA glycosylase — MPELPEVEALKDFLADHLVGREVVRVLPVAISVLKTYDPPVTALEGREVTAVHRYGKFLDIETDGPHFVTHLARAGWLHWRDTLPDGPPRPGKGPLALRVALATGEGFDLTEAGTQKRLAVYVVRDPAEIPGVARLGPDPLADDFDETRFAKLLEGERRQLKGALRDQSLIAGVGNAYSDEILHAAKMSPFKLAASLTPEEIRRLYEALRSTLTEAVERSHGLAAGRLKAEKKSGLRVHGRTGEPCPVCGDTIREVSFSDSTLQYCPTCQTGGKPLADRRMSRLLK, encoded by the coding sequence ATGCCGGAACTGCCCGAGGTCGAAGCGCTCAAGGACTTCCTGGCCGACCATCTCGTCGGCCGTGAGGTCGTGCGCGTGCTGCCCGTCGCCATCAGTGTCCTCAAGACGTACGACCCGCCCGTCACCGCCCTGGAGGGACGCGAGGTCACGGCCGTGCACCGGTATGGCAAGTTCCTCGACATCGAGACGGACGGCCCGCACTTCGTGACGCACCTGGCCCGCGCGGGCTGGCTGCACTGGAGGGACACGCTGCCCGACGGACCGCCGCGCCCCGGCAAGGGCCCGCTCGCGCTGCGCGTCGCGCTGGCGACCGGTGAGGGTTTCGACCTCACCGAGGCCGGCACCCAGAAGCGGCTCGCGGTGTACGTCGTGCGGGACCCCGCGGAGATCCCCGGCGTGGCCCGCCTCGGCCCCGACCCGCTTGCCGATGACTTCGACGAGACGCGGTTCGCGAAACTGCTGGAGGGCGAGCGGCGCCAACTTAAGGGCGCGCTGCGCGACCAGAGCCTGATCGCGGGCGTCGGGAACGCGTACAGCGACGAGATCCTGCACGCGGCCAAGATGTCCCCCTTCAAGCTCGCCGCCTCGCTGACACCCGAGGAGATACGGCGTCTGTACGAGGCCCTGCGTTCGACCCTCACCGAGGCCGTCGAGCGCTCCCACGGTCTGGCCGCCGGACGTCTGAAGGCGGAGAAGAAGAGCGGACTGCGGGTGCACGGCAGGACGGGCGAGCCCTGCCCGGTGTGCGGCGACACCATCCGCGAGGTCTCCTTCAGCGACTCCACGCTGCAGTACTGCCCGACCTGCCAGACCGGCGGCAAACCGCTCGCGGACCGCAGGATGTCCCGGCTGCTCAAGTAG